The sequence TAATAAGATTTTTGACGGATTCTATATTATTAAACTCTGCATATTTAAAACCCGGTAGTAACGGCTCAAACCCTTTATGAAATTTCTTTTGTCCGGTGGCGGTAAGCGCTCCGTAAGTTCTGCCGTGGAAAGAACCACTCATCGTGATTATTTCGTATTTACCTGCCCCGTATTTTCTTGCAAACTTAATAGCCGCTTCGTTTGCTTCCGCTCCTGAGTTACAGAAAAAACATTTTCCGGGGAAAGAATTTTCAACAAGAATGGACGCTAATTCAATCTGGTTTGGGATAAGGTATAAATTGGATGTGTGAATTAGTTTCTCAGCTTGTTCCTTAATCGCTTCAACCAATTTGGGGTGAGAATGTCCCAACCCACTAACCGCAATGCCGGAAAGAAAATCGAGATATTCTTTTCCCTCTATATCCCAAATCTTACATCCTTTTCCGTGAGAAAACGCAATAGTTTTCCCTGCGTATGTTGGGATGATGTACTTTTCATCTAATTCAGCTATTTCTTTATTTTTCATATTTTCAATCATTCTAAGATTGGTAACGGTAAAGGTTACGATGCTCCGATGGAGTCCGACACTACGTGTCGTCTCATACGGAGTCGTCGGACCCGTTCGTAATAGGGTTACGTCTATCGTCTTTTTTACGTTACCCTAACCGTCACCGATACAGGCTTCGTTACCATTACCCATTAACCTTTATCTTTCGTTATCTCCGTTCCTACTCCTTTATCGGTAAATACTTCCAGAAGAATGCTATGCGAAATTCTTCCGTCTATTATATGTGTTTTCTTTACTCCACCTAAAATCGCTTTCTTGCAAGCGTTTACTTTTGGCATCATACCGCCGCGAATAATTTCCTTTTTAATAAGTAAATCAATCTCAGATACCGGTATAGTAGAAATAAGCGATGTTTCATCTTTAATATCTTTCAATATTCCCGGCTGGTTCGTGAGAATTATCATTTTCTCCGCTTTCAAAGCGACGGCAAGTTCTGCGGCCACGATATCGGCGTTTATATTAAGCGTCAGCCCGTCATTTGTTACTCCTAATGGAGCGATTACCGGTATAAATCCTTTTCCGTTAGGCAAATTATTTTCGTTATCCAATGCTTTTATAATCGAAAGATTTATTTCTTCCACTTCTCCCACCCAGCCCAAGTCTTCCCCCTTTGAGGAATTGAGCTTTTTTGCTTTAATTAATTTACCGTCTTTTCCTGAAAGACCTACTGCGTGAGTTCCTGCCTGATTAATCAAACTAACAAGGTCTTTATTTATCTTTCCCAATACCATCTCAACGACTTCTACTGTTTCCTTGTCAGTTTTTCTCATACCTTCTGAAAATTCCGCTTTTTTACCCAGTCTTTCCAATAAGTTAGTTACCTGCGGTCCTCCTCCGTGAATTAATACCGGCTTTATCCCGACAAATCTCATCAAAGCTATATCCTGTGCTATATTTTCTTTAACTTCTTCATTTGCTATGAGCTCACCGCCACATTTTATAACGACAACTTTACCGTGAAATTGTCTTATATACGGCAATGCCTCTACAAGTATCTTTGCTCTATCAAGTGTATTTTCCATTGTTTATTTAAATAAGATTACGCAGATTAAAAAACACCAAATAATGCATATAAACTAAATCTTTAATCGCTGTAATCCCCGCCTGCCAAATCTTGGCGGGCAGGTTTCAGAAATCGCCG comes from bacterium and encodes:
- the argB gene encoding acetylglutamate kinase, with product MENTLDRAKILVEALPYIRQFHGKVVVIKCGGELIANEEVKENIAQDIALMRFVGIKPVLIHGGGPQVTNLLERLGKKAEFSEGMRKTDKETVEVVEMVLGKINKDLVSLINQAGTHAVGLSGKDGKLIKAKKLNSSKGEDLGWVGEVEEINLSIIKALDNENNLPNGKGFIPVIAPLGVTNDGLTLNINADIVAAELAVALKAEKMIILTNQPGILKDIKDETSLISTIPVSEIDLLIKKEIIRGGMMPKVNACKKAILGGVKKTHIIDGRISHSILLEVFTDKGVGTEITKDKG